The sequence below is a genomic window from Desulfobulbus oligotrophicus.
TGAGGGAGTACCACCGATGTCACCCACAGCCACCTGCTTGTTTTGCGCCTGGATGGCGGCCTTCACATCCACCGGTGTCAGCTGGTAGCTGTTCAGCTTGTGGGGATCGATCCAGATTCGCATTGCATACTGGCTGCCAAAAATACGGATAGATCCCACGCCTGGTGTTCGACTGAGCGGGTCGCGAAGGGTAGAGACCATAAAGTCGGACAGATCGTTCTTATCCATGCTGCCATCGATGGAGGTGAGTCCGACAATCATTAAAAAAGTATCGTTGGATTTCGTTACCTGTACCCCTTCCTGCTGGACCTCCTGGGGCAGCAGGCTGAGAGCCTGTTGCAGCTTGTTCTGGACCTGAACCTGGGCGATATCGGCATTGGTACCGGCATCAAACGTCAGGATAATGGACACATCGCCCGAAGATGAACTCTGCGAGTTCATATAGAGCAGATTGTCGAGGCCGGTCATGTTCTGTTCAATAATCTGGGTGACACTGTCCTCAATGATCTTTGCAGAGGCCCCCGGATACTTGGAGCTGATCCGTACCGATGGCGGGGCAATTTGCGGATACTGGGCAATGGGCAGCTCCAGAATCGCCAGGGATCCGGCCAGCATGATGACAATGGCAATAACCCAGGCAAATATGGGACGATCGATAAAGAAACGTACCATGACTTACTCCGTTTTTCCTAAAGAGTCGTTGGCTGCAGGGGATCTTTCTGCAACGGTATTCTTTGCCTGTTCCACAGCTTTAACAGGCACGCCCGACCGTATTTTTTGCAACCCGGCAACAACGATCCGCTCTCCGATGACAAGACCACGGGTGATAAGGACCTGTGGGCCGACATTCTGACCGGTTTCAACAATCCTGACATCAACCTCTCCCTTGTCGTTAACCACCATGACATAGGATTGCCCTTTGCTGTTCCGGCTCAGGCTGACCGAGGGCACCAAGATCGCCTCAGGCCGGTATCCCTTGCTGATCCGGGCACGTACAAACATACCGGGCAACAGCTCCAGCTTGGGGTTGGGGACAATCGCCCGGATGGTAACAGTGCCGGTGGTCGGGTTAACAGTCACATCTGAAAACTCAAGAGTACCGGGCTGAGCATACTCACTGCCGTCTTCCAGCAACACTCTCACATCAGATGCTCCATTATCGCTCTGTGCTGTAATACCGGCCTCAATCTCTTTTTTGAGTTTGAGGAGTTCAGAACTTGACTGACTGACATCAACATAAAGGGGATCCAGCTGCTGAATGGTTGCCAGGGCATTCGCCTGCTGGGCGGTCACCAGCGCCCCTTCGGTAACTGTTGATTTACCGATACGACCGCCAATAGGAGCGGTGACCCGCGTGTATTCAAGGTTGATGCGTGCAGTTGCCAGGGCGGCCTTGGCAGCGGCCACGTCAGCCACTGACTGTCGCCAGTTAGCCTCGATCTCCACCTGCTCCTGTTCACTGACGGCCTTGGTCCGCACCAGTACACGGTATCGCTCCGCTTTCAAGCGGTTGGAGTGCTCCTGTGCCTCGGCTTTTGCCAATGCTGCCTTGGCGCTGTCAAACCCTGCCTGATAGGTTGCCGGGTCGATCTGATACAGGAGCTGTCCGGCCTGCACTTCACTGCCTTCGGTGAACAACCGTTTCTGAATAATCCCCCCCACCTGCGGACGTACCTCAGCAATACGAAAGGCAGCAGTCCTGCCCGGCAACTCTGTGACCATATCCAACCCTTGCGGTGCAACGGTGAGGACATCGACCTCCACCGGCATCTGTGCACCTGATCCCGGCTGCGAGGTATCCTTGCAGCCTCCCAGCAAGTGACCAAAGACTAGAAATGAGAGAAAAACCATCGTATTTCCAACGATTCTTTTCATGGACGTAATCTCCTGTGTTCCCAAAATCCCGCTGGGGGACCATTCTTGGCTGACTGAATAAGGTCGCTTTTATACATACAATCATGAATGTATGCAAACAAAAAGAGAAAGAATCTGAAAAAATGTGTCCCGTGCAGCTGAACCCAAACCAGGGAATGAGAACAGCCGGGTGTTGACAGCGATTCGTTGCTCTCAGCAGACAGTTACCGTCATCCCTGTACCTTTGCTGCCAACCTGATCTCTGCTGCAATCACGGTGTATAACGATACCGATCCCCGGCCGGCAGCCATCCCTGTTTATCGTATCATCTTTGTCTCGGATCTTTCAGAGATTGTTTACAGAGAAATCCTTTTGGAAATCCCACAAAAAAAGGTATTCTTTCCTGAAATTATATCAAAAACAAGAGGCAACATATGAACGAACGACAGCGTCTTAAAGAACTGCTTTTAGAAAAATCCTACCGAAAAGGCACCTTTACACTCACATCCGGTCAGACATCAGACTTTTACGTTGACGGCAAGCAGACAACTTTAGATGCTGAAGGTGCATATTTATGCGGTCGTCTGCTTTTTAATTTGATTCGTCAGCATCACGAGCCTATCATGGGAGTTGGGGGGATGACTCTGGGAGCAGATCCGCTGGTCACGGCTGTTTCACTGGTCAGCTATCTGGAGAAAAAACCCATCCCGGCCTTCATCGTCCGCAAGGAGGCAAAAGGTCATGGGACCGGCAACTTTCTTGAAGGTAAGAATAATCTACAGCCGGGCGGGCTGGTGGCCCTGGTCGAAGATGTGGTCACCACCGGTGGTACACTGTTAAAGGTCATTGAACGGGTCGAGAATGAGGGGTTTCGCGTCGGCCTGGTGGCCACCATTGTTGACCGGCAGGAAGGCGGTGCTGAAGCTCTTGCAACCAGAGGTTATCCGCTCAAAGCGGTCTTTACCCGCGAACAACTCCTTAACAAGGACAAGACACCATGAACTGCAAGGAATGCGGACAACTGTTACAGATTTTACGGCGATGTCGTCAGGTTCGACTGCAGTGTTGCACCTGCAAAAAAGAATATCAGATTCATGAGGTTGCAGCAGACCTTGATCCGGAAACCGAGGCAGAACTCGAACGATTCACCTGCATTATTTACGACTGATGAACGCATTGCAGATAACGGCACATGTCCGCGAAAACGACTCGGCAACACTTATCTGTCCGGCCTGCGGCACAGCTAAACCGATCATGACCAAAACCTTCCGCTACAGTCACCACAGCGTCAAGGCACAGTGCCGTTGTCAGCAGGTGTTCACCGTGCTTCTGAACTTCAGAAAAAATTATCGGAAACAGACCAGCCTGTCCGGCACCTATCAGATCACCGGCAGCAAAGATCCGGGTGGCGGCATTATCCACATCACCAACATATCCCGGGGCGGCCTGGCTTTTACTGTATCAGGAAGACACAATATCAAAAAAGATCAGGAGCTGTTGCTCGAGTTTCAACTCAACGATAAAAACAAAACCGCACTGAAAAAACAGGCTGTCGTTGTATCAGTACGCCAGAATACTGTTGGCTGCGCCTTCAGATGTCATGGTGAACTTGATAAAGCTCTGGGATTTTATCTTCAGAACTAACCCTCACTCCCCTCTTCCTCCTGCAGCAGCTCACTCTGGTCCCAGACCATGGCCCCTCTCTTCTGCAACACCCCCTGCAAGATCTCCTGGGCACGAAGTAACAGCGGTTCAAGCGTGTCCGGATGCAGGGCACTGATCCCTACGCCTTCTTCGGACAGGCTCAGCTGCAGCCGGTCTTCCGGTGACAGACGATCTGTTTTATTCAACACCTTCAGACAGGGGATATCATCCAGTTCCAGATCAGCCAGGATACGCTCCACCACGGTGACCTGTTGCCGCCAGGAGGGATTGGCCACATCGATCACATGCAACAGCAGATCCGCCTCAAACAGCTCCTCCAGCGTTGACTCAAAGGCCTTGAGAAGATCTGCGGGCAGATGACGGATAAAGCCAACCGTATCTGTGATGATAACCTCCATATCCTGGGGGAAGCGTAATCTGCGGCTGGTGGGATCAAGGGTGGCAAACAGCTGATCCTCGGCATGGATTTCACTTTTGGTCAGCGTGTTGAGCAGAGTTGACTTGCCGGCATTTGTATAGCCGACAAGAGAGATGACCGGAACATCACGTTTCCGCCTGCGGGTACGCCGATAATACCGCTGATCGCCCACAGCTTTCAGTTCCTTGTTGAGACGACTGATGCGGTCGTTGATCCGCCGTTTATCAACTTCCAGACGGGTTTCACCGGGACCGCGCGCCCCGATGCCCCCGGTCAGCCGGGACAGGGCGTCATCACGAGTGGTCAGCTTGGGCAGCATATATTTCAGCTGGGCCATCTCAATTTGCAGCTTCCCCTCTCGAGAACGGGCTCGACTGGCAAAGATGTCAAGAATCAGCTGCGTACGGTCGATCACCCGCAGATCAGTATGGTCGGTCACCGATCGGATCTGCGATGGGCTGAGTTCCTGGTCGAAAAGAAGCAGATTGGCTCCGAGCCGCAGACTCATAAGGACAATCTCCATCAGCTTGCCACGACCGAGAATGAATCGGGGGTGAAGTTGTTTGCGACGCTGAATCACCTGCGCCAACACCTCGACGCCGGCGGAACGGGCCAATTCCACCAGTTCGGTCATGGCATCCTCAGCCTCAGCCCGTGAACTGGTAGTTACCGACACAAGTATGGCACGATCCTTTCCCTGATCGACCTCATGAACGGGACGTGCCCGAACAAACTCCTCTTCCAGGGCCTCAATCAGCTCAATACAGGAGAGTTGCTGATTGGCGGGGTGGAAAGGCTCGAGGGTACTCCAGTCACGACCGTTCACCTGCTGCGGGATGAGGTGAACCACATGCAGCAGATCGGGCAGGCCGTCACGAAGTGTCAGGACCGCCATCAGGTCAAGCCGCAGGCAGGCAAGGTCCATGATATCTTCCTCGCTCACGGCGGCGTTGGCATGCAGGACGGTATGCACACAGCGCAGACCGCGCAGTCGCCCACCGCTGGTTCCGACATGGGCTAAGGCAGGAATGGTAATCCGGTCGTAATCACCGACAATGACAGTCTCAATCCGGCCGGAACGATGAACCAGAAGACCGATCTGCCGATTCAACTCGGTTGACAAGGTTGCCAGAGATCGAGCGATCTCGCGACCGACGATTTCCTCCGGCACACATTTTCTCTGGGCAAGCCGATCAAGGTCGCGCAGCTGTTTGGGTTTTAAGCCATGTGTATTACCGGTAACTTTAGTGATACTCAACTCCTTCAAAAAACACGGTCAGCAGGGGGCATTGCCCGGAGTCCGTGGAAATGGAATGACGTCGCGAATATTCTGCATCCCGGTGACACATTGAACCAACCGTTCAAAACCAAGACCAAAACCCGCATGGGGCACGGAACCAAACCGTCGCAGGTCGAGATACCAGCCATACTGCTCCAGATCAAGTCCAGCCGCAATCATCCTGCGGGTGAGCACATCCAGACGCTCTTCACGCTGGCTGCCACCGATCAGCTCGCCGATACCCGCGACCAGAACGTCCATGGCGGCAACCGTGCGTTCATCATCATCCAGCCGCATGTAAAACGGTTTGATCTGCTCCGGGTAGTTGGTGACGATAACCGAAGCTTTGACAAACTCCTCACAGAGATAGCGCTCATGTTCGGCCTGGAGATCACTGCCCCACTGGACCGGAAAGGCAAAAGTTTTACCCGAGCGCTCCAAAGCTGTCACAGCCTCGGTATAGGTCAGACGAACAAAGGGTTGATCGCGGAGCTGCAGCAATCTGTCGGTCAGACCCGGAGCAACAAACTGTTCAAAGAGAACCAGATCTTCTGCGCATTGCTCCATCACCGCAGTGACCAGAAATTTCACCATGGTTTCCGCCGTTGCCATGACATCGTGCAGATCGCAGAATGCCATCTCCGGCTCCACCATCCAGAATTCCGCCAGATGTCTGCTGGTATTTGAATTTTCTGCACGAAAAGTTGGCCCAAAGGTGTAGACACGACTATGGGACAGGGCGAAAATCTCAGCCTGCAGCTGGCCGCTGACCGTCAGACCTGCATGACGGCCGAAAAAGTCATCGTCAAAAGTATTGCCTGCACACAACTGCTCCGGCTCAAGAGTCGTCACTGTGAACATCTCTCCAGCTCCTTCGCAATCCGAGGTGGTAATCACCGGGGTATGCACCTGAAGAAACCCCTGTTCCTGAAAAAACCGATGAATGGCAAAACTCAAAGCGCTCCTGACGCGGGCAACGGCTCCCAGGGCATTGGTGCGAAAACGGAGGTGTGGCAGAGAGCGGAGAAACTCAAAACTATGCCGCTTTTTCTGTAATGGGTACACGTCCGGATCAGCCCAGCCCATGACGACAACAGTCCGGGCACGAAGCTCTACAGCCTGGCCTCTGGCCGGTGAAGGCACCATCTCTCCCCTCACCCGTACCGAACAGCCGGTGCTGAGTTTCCTGATCTCAGTTGTATAGTTGACTAGGCCCTGCTCAACCACCACCTGCAGGTTGGCAAGACAGGACCCATCATTGATCTCGACAAAAGAAAGGCCGGCTGCATCACGCCGGGTACGGACCCAACCGCAGACCTCCACGGTTTCATCCATCCGGGGTTGACGCAGCACTTCATCTATCCGCCGTATTGCCGCCATCCCTTACTTCCCCCCCGCTCCGATCAACCATGCCGGGCCATGTGTCACTGTTCTTCTTTTAATACTTTGGTTCACCATGCTCATCCTCACCCAGACCCACAATAACAATACCGGCGCGATTGGCCGCATCGACCATACTCTGCTGATCAAAGACAAGCGACTGTCCCGCTTCCACCGCCAACACCGCTCCCCTGACCGCTTTCATGGTCTCAATTGTCTGTATCCCGGTGGCCGGCAGATCAAAGCGGAAATCCTGGGTGGGTTTCTTTACCTTGACCACTACCGCGCCGGATCCCGCCAACTTTCCACCCCGGAGAATAGTCGCATCCGTTCCCTCAATGGCTTCCACTGCCAGCACACTGCGATCCCGCACCACCACACATTGGCCGATGTCAAGCCGACCCACCTCGCGAGCTATCCTCCAACCAAAACAGATATCCTCCATCTGGGCAGCTGTTGGTTTTTTCTTGGTCAACAGCCCTTGAGGGAAAAACAGATGTCCAAGATAACAGGTGGAGGCAAGTACCCGTATCCCCTCTTTCTCCAGGCTGTCGGCAACAGCGCGAAGAATGGCGTCATCCAGGCGGCGATCGATCTTATTCCATAAGGTCAATCCCTTTAAATCGGGAAGGATATCGTGGAAAATTCTGGTCTTGGTGATGGTGCCGGCAAAGACAGCCTCGTGAACATCTTCCCGTTTAAAGGAGGCGATAATCTTCCCCAGCTGACCGAGCTTCACCCAGTATGTATGATCAGCCAACGCTTCAAGCTCAGCTGCGGTTTCATTGACATGGGCAATGGCCACCACTCTTCGCCCCCGGGCTTTGGCCGCTTTGGCAAAGAGCAGCGGGAACTGGCCGCCGCCAGCGATCAGGCCGATGGCCGATGTTGCGGCAGTTTCAATCATCGAGTGTACGTTTGACGACCCCGCGCTTGCTGGAATGAAAGAACTGCACCATCTTCTGTACCTCGGCACAATCGCCCATCTCCTCCTCCAGTTTGGCAAGGGCGTCTTTGAGGAGAATTTCCGGAGAACGAAACAGAATTTTGAAGGCCTCTTCCAGCTTCTTGATGGTCTCACGCTCCATACTGGCACGGCGCAATCCGATCTTGTTGATACTGGCGATACGCATCTGATTACGGGTGCCCTCCATAATCACATACGGCGGCACATCCAGACCGATACCCGACATGCCACCGATATAGGCGTACTCCCCGATACGGCAGAACTGATGCACCGCCACCAGACCGCCGAGGTTGGCATGACTGCCGATCTCCACATGTCCGGCCAGGGTGGCAACGTTGGCCATGATCACATGGTCTGCAATGACGCAGTCATGGGCGATATGGCAGTAGGCCATGATCATGTTGCTGTTGCCGATCACGGTTTTTCCGGTTGCCTTGGCTGTGGCCCGATGGATGGAGACATATTCCCGGATCTGATTACCGTCACCGATGATTAGTTCGGTGGGCTCATCCTTGTAGTGCATGTCCTGAGGCGGCCCTCCAATGGTGGCAAAGGAGCCGATGGTATTGCGGGCACCGATCGTTGTGTGTCCGGAAACAACCGTATGGGCGCAGATCCTGGTTTCAGGGCCGATGCTGACCGGTCCGTCGATGACCGCATAGGGGTCGACAATCACCGAACTGTCAAGCTGAGCTTTGGGATCGATGACTGCCGTGGGATGTATAGGCATGGAGGTATGTCCTTAAGTGTAAGTAGGGAAAATGGGACAGGGGAACGATATGTTTAAAAAATGCCGGCATCAGGCAAAACTGGCCATCAACTCCGCCTCAGTGGTCAGCTTGTCATCGACAAAGACCTGCCCGGCCATCTTAATCACCCTGCTCTTTTGCTTGAGCATGGAGAGCTGTAAGATCAACTGGTCGCCGGGACGAACGATCCGTCGGAAACGGGCCTTGTCAACTCCGGCAAAATAGGCCAGGCGGCCGATCATGGCCTGATCGGAAAGACAGACGAGAATGCTGCCGACCTGTGCCATTGCCTCCAGTATCAGCACTCCAGGCATAACCGGCTCGCCGGGGAAGTGCCCCTGGAAGAACGGCTCGTTCATGGTGACATTCTTGATACCGGTGATCTTTTTACCCAGTTCCAACTCAACAATACGATCGACCAGCAAAAAGGGGTAGCGGTGCGGTAATATCTCCATTATCCCCTTGGTATCAATGGGTAACTGAACTTCCTTAATGGATGTTGTCATTGCTGTTCCTTCTTTTTTGCGGATTCGAGTAAACTGCCGAGCCGGTCCACCTCCCTGCGGAGTCGGCGCACCTCTTTGAGCATATCCGGTAGACGACTGAAGGCCGTAGCGGCACGTCCCCACTTTTTGACATCAATGGCCGGAGTACCGCCCACCATGGCGCCATCAGGCTGATCATTGTGGATACCGCTTTTGGCCGCAGCCATGACCCGGTCACCAAGATGCAGATGGCCGGCAACACCTGCCTTGGCACCGAGAACAACGTTGCGGCCCAGGTTCGTGCTGCCGGCTATACCGGTCTGTGCAACTAAAACAGAATGCTCACCGACCACGACATTGTGTCCGATCATGACCAGGTTATCAATACGTGCTCCTGTCTTGATCCAGGTCACGCCAAAGGCTGCCCGGTCAACACAGCTGTTGGCACCGATCTCAACATCATCATCTATCCGTACTGTACCGACCTGCGGCTTTTTATAGTGGATTCCCAGCCGATCTGTGGCAAAGCCAAAGCCGTCACTACCGATGACCGCTCCATGATGCAGGATGACACGGTTACCGATGACACAGCGTTCCGCGACCGTCACATTGGCATGGAGGAGGGTATCGTCACCGATGACCGTGTCCTCACCGATGACCACCCCGGGCCCCAGGGTAACCCGTTGGCCGAGGACAACCCTATCACCAAGGCACACAAGCGGGCCGATGGTCACCTCTTCCGGGAGCACACAGTCAGCACCGATCACTGCCGAAGGATGAACACCTTCGGCCTGAAACGGTCTTGCTAAAAGATAGTTGTGGATGCGGGCCGCAGCCACAGCCGGCTGGTCACTTATAATAAGAGGGAGTTTCTGCGGACCGGCATCGGCGGGGACAATACAGGCTGAGGCGCGGCAATGCTCTGGAAGCGGCAGTTGTTTTTTCTCAAGCACAAAGGTAATTTCACCTGCCTGCGCATACTCTATACCGTTCAGGCCATGAATACGGGTCTCGGGATCGCCCACGACCTGTCCGTCAACTACATCCGC
It includes:
- a CDS encoding efflux RND transporter periplasmic adaptor subunit gives rise to the protein MKRIVGNTMVFLSFLVFGHLLGGCKDTSQPGSGAQMPVEVDVLTVAPQGLDMVTELPGRTAAFRIAEVRPQVGGIIQKRLFTEGSEVQAGQLLYQIDPATYQAGFDSAKAALAKAEAQEHSNRLKAERYRVLVRTKAVSEQEQVEIEANWRQSVADVAAAKAALATARINLEYTRVTAPIGGRIGKSTVTEGALVTAQQANALATIQQLDPLYVDVSQSSSELLKLKKEIEAGITAQSDNGASDVRVLLEDGSEYAQPGTLEFSDVTVNPTTGTVTIRAIVPNPKLELLPGMFVRARISKGYRPEAILVPSVSLSRNSKGQSYVMVVNDKGEVDVRIVETGQNVGPQVLITRGLVIGERIVVAGLQKIRSGVPVKAVEQAKNTVAERSPAANDSLGKTE
- the pyrE gene encoding orotate phosphoribosyltransferase codes for the protein MNERQRLKELLLEKSYRKGTFTLTSGQTSDFYVDGKQTTLDAEGAYLCGRLLFNLIRQHHEPIMGVGGMTLGADPLVTAVSLVSYLEKKPIPAFIVRKEAKGHGTGNFLEGKNNLQPGGLVALVEDVVTTGGTLLKVIERVENEGFRVGLVATIVDRQEGGAEALATRGYPLKAVFTREQLLNKDKTP
- a CDS encoding dual CXXC motif small (seleno)protein: MNCKECGQLLQILRRCRQVRLQCCTCKKEYQIHEVAADLDPETEAELERFTCIIYD
- a CDS encoding PilZ domain-containing protein is translated as MNALQITAHVRENDSATLICPACGTAKPIMTKTFRYSHHSVKAQCRCQQVFTVLLNFRKNYRKQTSLSGTYQITGSKDPGGGIIHITNISRGGLAFTVSGRHNIKKDQELLLEFQLNDKNKTALKKQAVVVSVRQNTVGCAFRCHGELDKALGFYLQN
- the hflX gene encoding GTPase HflX; this translates as MSITKVTGNTHGLKPKQLRDLDRLAQRKCVPEEIVGREIARSLATLSTELNRQIGLLVHRSGRIETVIVGDYDRITIPALAHVGTSGGRLRGLRCVHTVLHANAAVSEEDIMDLACLRLDLMAVLTLRDGLPDLLHVVHLIPQQVNGRDWSTLEPFHPANQQLSCIELIEALEEEFVRARPVHEVDQGKDRAILVSVTTSSRAEAEDAMTELVELARSAGVEVLAQVIQRRKQLHPRFILGRGKLMEIVLMSLRLGANLLLFDQELSPSQIRSVTDHTDLRVIDRTQLILDIFASRARSREGKLQIEMAQLKYMLPKLTTRDDALSRLTGGIGARGPGETRLEVDKRRINDRISRLNKELKAVGDQRYYRRTRRRKRDVPVISLVGYTNAGKSTLLNTLTKSEIHAEDQLFATLDPTSRRLRFPQDMEVIITDTVGFIRHLPADLLKAFESTLEELFEADLLLHVIDVANPSWRQQVTVVERILADLELDDIPCLKVLNKTDRLSPEDRLQLSLSEEGVGISALHPDTLEPLLLRAQEILQGVLQKRGAMVWDQSELLQEEEGSEG
- the asnS gene encoding asparagine--tRNA ligase, yielding MAAIRRIDEVLRQPRMDETVEVCGWVRTRRDAAGLSFVEINDGSCLANLQVVVEQGLVNYTTEIRKLSTGCSVRVRGEMVPSPARGQAVELRARTVVVMGWADPDVYPLQKKRHSFEFLRSLPHLRFRTNALGAVARVRSALSFAIHRFFQEQGFLQVHTPVITTSDCEGAGEMFTVTTLEPEQLCAGNTFDDDFFGRHAGLTVSGQLQAEIFALSHSRVYTFGPTFRAENSNTSRHLAEFWMVEPEMAFCDLHDVMATAETMVKFLVTAVMEQCAEDLVLFEQFVAPGLTDRLLQLRDQPFVRLTYTEAVTALERSGKTFAFPVQWGSDLQAEHERYLCEEFVKASVIVTNYPEQIKPFYMRLDDDERTVAAMDVLVAGIGELIGGSQREERLDVLTRRMIAAGLDLEQYGWYLDLRRFGSVPHAGFGLGFERLVQCVTGMQNIRDVIPFPRTPGNAPC
- a CDS encoding LpxI family protein; its protein translation is MIETAATSAIGLIAGGGQFPLLFAKAAKARGRRVVAIAHVNETAAELEALADHTYWVKLGQLGKIIASFKREDVHEAVFAGTITKTRIFHDILPDLKGLTLWNKIDRRLDDAILRAVADSLEKEGIRVLASTCYLGHLFFPQGLLTKKKPTAAQMEDICFGWRIAREVGRLDIGQCVVVRDRSVLAVEAIEGTDATILRGGKLAGSGAVVVKVKKPTQDFRFDLPATGIQTIETMKAVRGAVLAVEAGQSLVFDQQSMVDAANRAGIVIVGLGEDEHGEPKY
- the lpxA gene encoding acyl-ACP--UDP-N-acetylglucosamine O-acyltransferase translates to MPIHPTAVIDPKAQLDSSVIVDPYAVIDGPVSIGPETRICAHTVVSGHTTIGARNTIGSFATIGGPPQDMHYKDEPTELIIGDGNQIREYVSIHRATAKATGKTVIGNSNMIMAYCHIAHDCVIADHVIMANVATLAGHVEIGSHANLGGLVAVHQFCRIGEYAYIGGMSGIGLDVPPYVIMEGTRNQMRIASINKIGLRRASMERETIKKLEEAFKILFRSPEILLKDALAKLEEEMGDCAEVQKMVQFFHSSKRGVVKRTLDD
- the fabZ gene encoding 3-hydroxyacyl-ACP dehydratase FabZ translates to MTTSIKEVQLPIDTKGIMEILPHRYPFLLVDRIVELELGKKITGIKNVTMNEPFFQGHFPGEPVMPGVLILEAMAQVGSILVCLSDQAMIGRLAYFAGVDKARFRRIVRPGDQLILQLSMLKQKSRVIKMAGQVFVDDKLTTEAELMASFA
- the lpxD gene encoding UDP-3-O-(3-hydroxymyristoyl)glucosamine N-acyltransferase, with amino-acid sequence MTRFYTLQQLADVVDGQVVGDPETRIHGLNGIEYAQAGEITFVLEKKQLPLPEHCRASACIVPADAGPQKLPLIISDQPAVAAARIHNYLLARPFQAEGVHPSAVIGADCVLPEEVTIGPLVCLGDRVVLGQRVTLGPGVVIGEDTVIGDDTLLHANVTVAERCVIGNRVILHHGAVIGSDGFGFATDRLGIHYKKPQVGTVRIDDDVEIGANSCVDRAAFGVTWIKTGARIDNLVMIGHNVVVGEHSVLVAQTGIAGSTNLGRNVVLGAKAGVAGHLHLGDRVMAAAKSGIHNDQPDGAMVGGTPAIDVKKWGRAATAFSRLPDMLKEVRRLRREVDRLGSLLESAKKKEQQ